CGAACAGGAAGGGCCTGTCCAGCTCCTGTCCCAGGATCTGGGTGAGGTTGCGGATGTATTTATAGAGGGTCAGGTTCGTGTGGTGCTGGGGCTTGCCGACGGAACCTTCGCCTTCCATGAAGATGGCCGCCTTCTCGTCCTGCTTGGCCCCCCGGATCCAGAAGAGGATGATCAGGAACCCGGTCTTGTCTTCAGCGGAGGTGAACTTCTGCCACGCGTAGCGCGGTTCCTGCCGCTTGTCGGTGACGTACTTCCCCACCAGCCCTTCCATGAACTCATCCAGGAAGGCCTTGTTGGCCTCTTCGTATTCCTGGGTGGAGTGCTCCACCAGTTGTCTCAGGGTGCTGGCCACCGCCAGGAAGCTCTTCTTGCGGATGCAGTCGACGATGTAGTCCGTCGACTTGCTGATGTAGGCATAGCTGACGCCGTCGATCCGCTCCGCCCTGTTCTCCTCATCGCCCTGCACCAGGCGCAGGAGCTCCTCATTGAGCCGCTGGGAGAAGGGGCCCGCCGTCAGCCTCGAATTCGACGTTTCCGGCTGGAGGCCCTCGTGCTCCAGCAGTGTCCGGGTCAGGGTCTTGACCGCCTTGGAGGGATCGTTCTCCGCGCCTGTCAGCGCCAGCGCGATGAGCCGGGGGTTGCTCTTGAAGAGGGCCTTGTTGGCGGTGACGTGGACGCAGGGCACCTGTAGACGCACGCTGAACGCGAAGGGCCTGGTTTCGATTTGGAGCGTCGGCGTGCTGTCCGAGTAGAAGCAGGCCACCACCTTCAGCCGGTCGTCGAGCAGGTTGAAGGAGCTGAAGTAGCCCAACCTCCGGAGGATCTTCTCCCGGTAGTCGGTATCGCTCTGGAACTCCTCGCCGTTGAAGTAGAGCAACCCATAGACCTTCGAATAGTCGGGGCTCTCGACGCGCAAGGCCTTGCTCAACTGCAAGGCATAGATGAGCCCGTAGGTGTCACCCTCCTGGAACAGGTGGTGGTTGATCATCAGGACGTTCATGACAAACCTCGGAGCCGCCAGGCGAGGGACGTGAGCAGCCCGGCGATGATGGCCTTGAGCAGGCCTCCGGGAACGAAGGGGAGGAAGCCCTTGTGGAAGCCGGCGAGCCCGGCACCGCGAAGAGCTGGAACAGAGCTACCTTCACGCAGCGTCCCATGCGTGTCCATCCACGCCAACGTCAATCACCGCTGGCCGTACCTGCGCTGGAGCTTCGCGACGCCGTAGCTCCACCCCTGGCGCCACAGGTCGGACGACGAACGCATCGACAAGAACTTCTTCGTCTTCCATCCGTTGCTGGGATGAAGAAGGCCCCACTCGGCGAAGCGGGACTTCGCCGAGCCCCCGCCACGGCAACGTCCAGGAAGCGACATCCGGGGCAGTCATGCCGCGCACCCTCCCGGAATGCCCCGCTCCACGTGACGTCTCGCGCCATCGCTCGTGACTCGTCAGCATTCGGCCACGTGGGTAGGGTGCGCGCCGCGGTACGCGGTTCCCCCCAACAAAGGAATGCCGATGAAGCTGAATGCTCTCGCGATGTCCGTCGTGACGATGCTGACGCTGGCCGTGGGCTGTGGTGTGGCGGATGAGAACGTGACGCAGGGCGAGCAGGTGACCGCCCAGGGCAGCACCTGTGCGATGGGCCAGCGCCTCTGCCCTACGTGTGATGGGAAGAGCACCTATTGCGCCACGATGTGCGGGGACTGCGCCGTCCCCATCGCCGCGCCCACCGTCGAGGCCGAGGGCCTCACCTGCAAGACGGGCCAGAGACTCTGCCCCACGTGCGACGGCACGGGCACCTACTGCGCCACGAGGTGCTTCGAGTGCGCTCCGCAAGTCGTGGCCAATCCGGACCCGTCCGTGTCCGCCATGGGCTCCACGAGCTGCCCGCCGCGCCAGTTCCTCTGCCAGCGCTGCGACGGCAGCTATCAGTGCGCCCCCGAGTGCGCGCCCTGCCTGTAGTCCGCGCCTCGTGACGCCCTGCAGTGCCGCGGCCGGCTCCACTCGCATGGGGCCGGCCGCCTGTGTCAGGGAAGTTGTCGCCTCGGCTGACGTGCCGAGCTGAAGACGCCCTGGGTCCGAGAGGGCATGTCAGACCGGTGATGTGGAATCTCCCCGGCGGGGGCGAGCGGCTCCGGGGAAGGCGGATCCCTCTGAGCAGCAGCGCCACGACATGAACCCCTGGAGGCGTGGGACTTGGAAACCCCTGGACGCAGATTCGGAAGCGCCGTGGTCATCGGCGGCAGCATGGCGGGGCTCCTGAGCGCGCGGGTGCTCGCGGACCACTTCGACAAGGTGACGCTGGTGGAGCGGGATGTCCGGGGGGAGGGGCCCGCCGCGCGCAAGGGTGTTCCGCAAGGGCCGCACATCCACGTGCTGTTGGACACGGGCCGGCGCATCCTCGACAAGTACTTCCCGGACCTGTTCGAGCAACTCCAGGTCCAGGGCGCCGAGTCCATCGACTCGAGTGGAGACCTCGCCTGGCACCACTTCGGGGTGTGGAAGCTGCGCCGCACCAGCGGCATCCCCGGGCTGCTGTGTACCCGGCCCCTGCTCGAGTGGAACGTCCTGCGTCGGGTGAAGGCGCGGCCCAACGTAGCGGTGCGCGAGGGCTGCTCCATCGAAGGGCTCATCTCCGACGAGAAGGGCACGGGGCGCATCACGGGCGTCCGGGTCAAGACACCCCAGGGCGAGGAGTCGTGGGATGCGGACCTCGTCGTGGATGCCAGTGGCCGGGGCTCGCGGATGCCTCAGTGGTTGGAAGCCATCGGCTACGCCCGCCCGGAGGAAGAGCAGGTCATCGTGGACCTTTCCTACACGACGTGCCTGCACGAGCCGCCGCCCCACTTCCAGAAGGAATGGAAGGCGCTCTTCCTCTATCCAAGTCCTCCCAAGGCCTGGCGCGCGGGGTTCATCTCACACGTCGAGGGAGGCCGGTGGCTCGTCACCCTCAATGGCTACTTCGGGGAGCACGCGCCCACCGAGTACGCGGGGTTCCTCGAGTACGCGCGCTCACTGACGCGTCCGGACCTGTACAACTACCTGAAAGAGGCCACGCCGATAGGGCCCATCTCCCAGCACAAGGTGAAGGACTGCCGGTGGCGGCACTACGAGAAGCTGCCCCGCTTTCCCGAGGGGCTGGTCATCCTGGGAGACGCCGCGTGTGCCTTCAATCCCCTCTACGGGCAAGGCATGTCGGTGGCGGGGCTTGGCGCCGAGTTGCTGGACACCTGCCTTCGCGAGCAGGCCGAACGAGGCGAGCTATCGGGCCTGGCGCAGCGCTTCCGCGAGCGGCTGCCTGAAGTCATCCGGCTCCCGTGGCTGTTGGGCACGGGCATGGACCTGCTGTATCCGCAGGCCGTCGGGAAGCGGCCCTTCGGGCTGGGCTTGTTGCACTGGTACATCCTGCGGCTGATGGAGCGCACGTCGACGGACGCACACGTCCATCGCCAGTTCTACCGGATCCTGCACCTGCACGCGGGGCTGGAGGCGGTTCTCCAGCCCTCCGTGGCCTTGCCCGTGTTGGGCCATGGCGTCATGTCGCTCCTCCGCCCTCTCGAGCGGCTGGCGAATACCGAGACACGGCCTCCGCCTCTCACGCCCCCGCGTCCAAGCCCTGTCCCGGTCCAGGAGTCCACGGGGTAGCGCTGTGGCCCGGGCCCTCGATGCGTCACGAGGGCCTCGTCTGGAGACGCGAAGGAGCCTGAAAACACCGAGGCCGGAAACCGCTGGGTCTCAGCGGCTTCCGGCCTCGGTCCTTCAGTGTCCCCGACGGGATTCGAACCCGTGTTACCGGCTTGAAAGGCCAGCGTCCTGGGCCTCTAGACGACGGGGACGTCGTCACTGCTTGAGTCGCGGGGGGCTCGAACCCCCGACCCTCGGCTTAAAAGGCCGGTGCTCTACCAGCTGAGCTAGCGACTCGCTATTCTTTTTTTGGCACCGACCGCGGATCCGCCAACGCTTCCGCGAGGCGCTTCCTACCAGCAGCGCCCGGGGAGTTCCACTGGCGATCGCAGGCGCTGCTTCCTGACACGCTCCGTCCTGGCCCAGGGGTGAACATCCGCCTGGCCAGTGCCCCTCCGCCCGTCAGCCTCCGGCGCTATACACAGGGCATGTCCCAGGACGTTCCCGAACCGCCCGACACCGAGGACGAAGAGGCAGGGGAGCAGGCCCCGTTCCGCCGCTACCTCACCCGGGCGGGCGCCGAGCGCATGCACCGCGAACTGCTCCAACTGCTCAACGAGGCCCGCCCCAAGGTCACCGCCGAGGTGTCCGCCGCCGCCGCGCAGGGCGACCGTTCAGAAAACGCCGAATACATCTACGGCAAGAAGCGCCTGCGGGAGATCGACCGGCGCATCCGCTTCCTCTCGAAGCGCCTGGACACGGCCACCATCGTCAACCCCGCGGAACAGGAGGACCGCTCGAAAGTCTACTTTGGCGCCACCGTGACCCTGGAGGACGAGGGCGGAATCCGCAGCACGTACCAGATTGTCGGCTCGGACGAGATCGACGCCTCCGGAGGCCGCATCAGCGTCGAGTCCCCCATGGGCCGCGCACTGCTGCGCAAGACCCCGGGCGACACCGTGGAGGTGCGGCGCCCCCGGGGTGAGATTGAGCTCACCCTGGTGGACATCCGCTACGACTAGGACACCCCATGCCCCGGACACCCGAGCTCAGCTCCCATACTCGCCGCACCTATTCGCGCCTGAGCAGCGCGGACCTGGCCGCGTCCGCGGGGGAGTCCCTGTCCCTGGACGACCTGGGCCTGGAGCCCGGTGGCGACCGCGTGGGTCTGGCGTTCGGCACCTACAGCCAGGAGGGCCTGGAGCACGCCCTCCGGGCCTACGGCTTCGCGCAGCGCCTGGAGGAGCGCGTGGGCCCCGTCGAGCTGCGCCTGTCCTGCCAGGATCCGTTCCAGCCGCGCATCACCGTCCTGAGCCGCCGCTACCACTCGGCCGTCGTGGACCTGTCCCTGCGCCAGGCCACGGGCGCGGAGGTCGGCTTCACCCGCTCGGCCGCGGAGGCGCCGCTGCTCTACGTGGACAGCCTCCTCTTGCAGCACCCGGGGCGGCCCTTCGACTGGAGCCGGCCGCCGCTGCCCGGACAGCTCCACCCCGGCCTGTCCCTGGCGCGCGACCTCCTGGAGCTGCTGCACCTCATGGCCCGCCGCATCGGCGCGGAAGGCGTGGCGCTGATGCCCGCGACCTTCTCCGCCGCGTGCGTCTACGAGCCACGCTTCACCTTCGTGGACGGCGCCGCGCAGGGGCACTTCAGCGCCCTTCGCCGCGCGGGCCGCGGCTGGCCCCGCTGGCTGTTGGCGTGGGCGGTGGAGCTGGGCTGCATGCGGGATGAACAGGGACAGCCGGCCCTCTTCACGCCCGCGCCGATGATCAGCCCCCTGTCCCGGCGGGTGGCCCGGCGGCTCGACACGCGCGGTTGGCAGCGGGCGTGGCGCTTCCACGCGAAGCAGGTGCTGTCGCTGGAGGAAGAGGCACTGCAGGCGCGCTTCCCCTGGGCCCGCATGCCCCCCGGCCCCCCGCCTGAAAGGGTGGTGGAGGTGCTCGGGTATGATCCGCTGGCGCCCGCGTCGCCGTACCAGGATGCCTGTGAGCCGGCGCCCGCTCCGCCGCGGACCGCGGCGACGTCCTGAGCGCCCGCTGTAGCGCCCTGTTCCGTCGGGAAGGGGCCGTGCTCTTTCGGACGGACGTTCCTCCTTCCCGACGGGAATGCGGCTGCTGCCCCCTCGTTCGGTGCCTATATTGAGAGGCGTCGGTCATCCACGGTCGTCGCTCGCCGTCAGCAATCGCACCCGAACCAGGTCAGGTCGCGAAGCCCTCGATGCGAAAGAACTTCATCCTCGACACGAACGTCCTCCTCCATGATCCCCGCAGCATCTACGGGTTCAAGGACAACAACGTCATCATCCCCATCTACGTCATCGAGGAGATCGATCAGTTCAAGCGCGATCTCTCCGAGCTGGGGCGCAACGCGCGACTGGTGGCGCGCTACCTGGACTCCTTCCGCGCGGAGGGTTCCCTGAAGGAGGGCGTCCCGCTGCCGCACGGCGGGATGCTCCGCGTGGCCTTCACCGACCGTTCGCTGCCGTCCTCCATGGCGGACAGCAACCTGGTGGACAACCGCATCCTCGCGGTGGCCCTGGACCTGATGGAGACCGAGCCGGAGACCCAGGCCGTCTTCATCACCAAGGACACCAACCTGCGCATCCGCGCCGACGCCCTGGGCCTGTCCGCCCAGGACTTCGACACCGAGCGCGTCGAAATCACCGACCTGTACACGGGCTTCACGGAGCTGCTCGTCCCCACGGAGATGGTGGATCAGCTCTACAAGCCCGGCGGCGAGGTGGAGGTGCCGGCCCAGGACCGGCTCTCTCCCAACCAGCTGGTGCTGCTCAAGGACGAGCTCAACCCGTCCCACACCGCCATGGCCCGCTTCAACGGCGCCAAGGCGCGGCTCGTGCCGCTCGCGCGCCAGAGCAAGGAAGGCACCTGGGGCATCCGGCCGCGCAACATGGAGCAGGCCTTCTGCCTGGACCTGCTGCTCAACGACGACATCAAGCTCGTGACCATCGTCGGCAAGGCGGGCACGGGCAAGACGCTGCTCGCCATCGCCGCGGGCCTGCAGAAGGTGACGGAGGAGGGGCTGTACCACAAGCTGCTGGTCAGCCGTCCCATCTTCCCCCTGGGCCGGGACATCGGCTACCTGCCGGGCAGCGTCGAGGAGAAGCTCAACCCCTGGATGCAGCCCATCTTCGACAACGTCGAGTTCCTCATGAACCTGAGCCGCGCGGACAAGAAGGCCGGGCGCGGCCACCATGAGCTCATCGACCTGGGGCTGATGGAGATCGAACCGCTCACGTACATCCGCGGGCGCAGCATCCCCAACCAGTTCATCATCGTGGACGAGGCGCAGAACCTCACCCCGCACGAGGTGAAGACCATCCTCACCCGCGTGGGCGACAACACGAAGATCATCCTCACCGGCGACCCGTTCCAGATCGACAACCCGTACGTGGACTCGACGAACAACGGGCTCGTGCACGTGGTCAACCGCTTCAAGAACGAGAAGATCGCCGGCCACATCACCATGGCGAAGGGCGAGCGCAGCATGCTGGCCGAGTTGGCGGCCAACCTGCTGTGAAGCGCTCAAGCCCCGCGCCTGCTAGAGACCTGTCATGACCCAGGACGGCACCGACAAGCCCGACACCCCCGGCGAGGAGAAGAAGCCACTCGTCGAGTACCCCTCCGTCTACGAGTACAAGGTGATGGGCAAGGCGACGGTCGAGGAGACGGCCGGCTTCGAGGAGCACGTGCGCTCGCTCTTCCGGCGGAAGATGGGGATGGAGGTGTCCCCGGACTCCATCCACGTGCAGCACAGCCGCAAGGGGAAGTTCGTGTCCCTGAGCGTGTCCGTGCTGCTCCTGTCCGAGGAGCAGCGCCGGGGCATCTACGAGGCGCTGCACGAGGATCCGCGCATCGTCTACTACCTGTGAGGCAGGCGGTGCGCGGGTGGATGCCGCAGGGGGGCCCGGACCCCGCCAGCGGCTGGAAGTCCGGCCAGGGTGCGTATATGAGGGTGGAATGAGTCCCGCCGAGCACTTCCCGCTGTACCACCCGCCGGGGGCGCAGCGCGCGTTCGGAACAGACGACGCCACGCGCCGCTTCGCCAAGGTGGCCCAGCTCGAACCGGGCTCGCGCGTGCTGGTGCTCGGCTGTGGTCCGGAGGGCGGCGCCGCCGTGCTGCTGGCCCAGGAGCTGAAGTGCTCCGTGGTGGCCGTGGACACGGAGGAGGCCCTGGTGTCCCCCGTGCGTGAGCGCGTGCGCTCCCAGGGCCTGTCGGATCGCATCGAGGTGCGCCGCGTGGCGCCGGACGCGCTGGGCATGCTGGACGGCCCCTTCCACGGCATCCTCGTGCCGGGGCGCGTGCAGTACCCGCTGGACGTGGCGCTGCGCGTGTTCCGCCCGCTCCTGGGCAAGCGCGGCCGCGTGGGCTTCACCTTCCCGGCGCGCGTGGGCCGCTTCACGCCCAAGCCCGTACTGGACTTCTGGGAGAAGCGCCTGGGCGCGCCGCTGCTGCTGCCGCGCGAACTGCTCCAGGCGCTGGAGACCGGCGGCTTCGAGCCGGAGTCCGTGGAGTCGCTGCACGACACGGAGCTGGACGCGCTCTACAAGGACATGGAAGCGCACCTGCCGGAAGCAGCCTCGCTGGAGAGCGCTGGCTTCCGCGAGGAGCTGGCCCTGCACCGCGAGCACAACCAGCGGCCGGGCGTCAGCTACGCGTTCGCGGTGGGACGGCGCAAGGAGCCGGGTGAGAAGCCCCCGGCGTCGCGCGACCGCGGCTGAAAGCAGGGGGCTTGAAGCGTGGGGGAGGGCCTGGAGCTTGCCGAGCCCTTCAACCGCCAGGACCTACTGCACGCCGTTGAAGTCGAGCAGCTCGATGGACTCGGGCGCCACGGACAGCGTGACCTGCTCGCGGTAGCCGGCCGCGTCGCCGCCGACCTGGAAGGGCATGGGGCGCGCGAAGCGGATGGTGACCTCGCGGGCGTGGAAGTCGTGCAGGCCTTCCGGAGCCCAGCGGCCGTTCCACAGGCGGGGCAGGTTCGCCAGCACCTGCGTGGGCGACACCTGGCCCAGGCGCAGCTGCAGGAAGCCCCGGCGGTCATTCGCGTGGGGGAACATGCGGAAGCCGTAGCCGTAGAAGGGCATGGTGCCCGCGGCGGCCATCATCAGCTTGCCCCGGAACAGCACCGCGCCCGGCTGAAGAGGAGCGCCCACGGCCTGTCCGTCCGCGCCCAGGCGGTAGGCCTCCGACGCGCCGTTGACCACTTCGCACTCCACCAGCACGGAGCTGGTGAGGTAGTGCGGCACCGTCTTGAAGGCCACCGCGGAGAAGTAGCCGCCACCGCCGGACATGACCCGCTTGAACATGCCCTTGCCCAGCGACTCCTTCACGGAGATGTAGTCGTTGAGCACCTTGCCATCCACGCCCAGGCCCGCGAAGGGCGCGCGCTGGCCGTCCACCTGCACCAGGTCCATGGTGCGCACGCCGGGCACTTCCGCCGCGCGGGCTCGCACCACGTCGTTGAGGATGCCGTCGCCCCGGGTGCTGGACGCGTTGACGAACGCCGCGATGCCGTTGCCCGTGCCCAGCTTGAGGATGCCGAAGCGCGGCGCCGTCTGGCCGGCGAACTTCCCGCGCGGGCCCACCTGCTGCAGCACTTCATTGACGAAGCCCATGAAGGTGCCGTCGCCGCCGCCCGTGAAGACGGTGGGGTAGCCCCGCTCCAGCACCGTCTGCGCGATGCGGCGCGCGTCCAGCGGCGAGCGCGACAGGAACAGGTCCTCTTCCGGCACCACGTGCGACAGCAGCTTGACCACCCGGGCATCCACCTTGCGGGCGTTCGCGTTCAGCAGCACCGCGACCTTCGGTTCGGCGGACGGAAGCGCCGCGGGCGAGCGGCGGAAGTCCGTGGAACGGAGGGGCTGAACCAGCATGGACGACTCCAGAGGGGCGGGGAGCGGTATGACAGCGCTGACGCGGTTCGGACTGTGCACTTTTCTCGCCAACCCCTGACGCGTGGCGTTAGCCGGGCGCCCTGATGTGATTTCGAGGGGTTGAACGGTCCGCTGGTGTCCAATATGCCCGCCCGGTTGCTACCGCGGGGTGACGGCAGTGTAGAGCGCGTTACGCACCCGTGGCGTGCGGATGGCGTTCAGGTGACGCGGCGCCTCCTGGACGCCTGGGGGCCTGCGCACTGCGCTACGCAGCGGCCGTCATCACCTTTGCGCTGGGTGCCCGGGCCTACGGGGAAACCCGTCCTCGCGTTTGACACGCCGGGGGGGGTGGTTACGTTGGGCATACATCGGGATTTCGCAGGAAAAACGCAGTCATTTCCAGAGGATGGGAACCGTGGGCAAGATTATCGGAATCGACCTGGGCACCACGAACAGCGTGGTGGCGATCATGGAGGGTCGCGAGCCCAAGGTCATCGTCAACGAAGAGGGAGCTCCCACCACGCCTTCGGTGGTCGCGTTCACGAAGGACGGGGAGCGCCTGGTCGGCCAGGTGGCGAAGCGCCAGGCCATCACCAACCCGGAGCAGACCGTCTACTCGGTGAAGCGCTTCATGGGCCGCCGGTTCGAGGAGACGACCGAGGAGGCGAAGCTCGTCCCCTACAAGGTGGCCCGGGGCCCCAACGGCGACGCTCGCGTGGAGATCGCGGGCAAGCAGTACAGCGCGCCGGAGATCAGCGCGCAGGTGCTGCTGAAGCTCAAGCGCGCCGCGGAGAACTACCTGGGTGAGAAGGTGACGGAGGCGGTCATCACCGTCCCCGCGTACTTCAACGACGCCCAGCGCCAGGCCACCAAGGACGCCGGTGAGATCGCCGGCCTCACGGTGCGCCGCATCGTGAACGAGCCCACCGCCGCCGCGCTCGCGTACGGCATGGACAAGAAGAAGGATGAGAAGATCGCCGTCTACGACTTCGGCGGCGGCACCTTCGACGTGTCCATCCTGGAGGTGGGCGAGAGCGTCGTGGACGTGCTCGCGACCAACGGCGACACGCACCTGGGCGGCGACAACATCGACCTGGAGATCATGAACTGGCTGATCAGCGAGTTCAAGAAGGACACCGGGCTCGACGTCAGCAAGGACAAGATGGTCATCCAGCGCCTGAAGGAGGCGGCGGAGAAGGCCAAGATCGAGCTGTCCAGCGCGATGCAGACGGACATCAACCTGCCGTTCCTCACGGCGGATGCGTCCGGTCCGAAGCACCTGAACGTGAAGCTCACGCGCGCCAAGTTCGAGCAGATGATTGGCCCGCTGGTGGAGCGTTCGCTGGAGCCGTGCCGCAAGTGCCTCAAGGACGCGGGCCTGGAGCCCAAGGACCTCAACGAGGTCGTGCTCGTGGGCGGCACCACGCGCATCCCCATGGTGCAGGAGGCGGTGAAGCGGCTGTTCGGCAAGGAGCCGAACCGCACGGTGAACCCGGACGAGGTGGTCGCGGTGGGCGCCGCGGTGCAGGCGGGCGTGCTCTCCGGCGAGGTGAAGGACATCCTCCTGCTGGACGTGACGCCGCTGTCGCTGGGCGTGGAGACGCTGGGCGGCGTGATGACGAAGCTCATCGAGCGCAACACGACCATCCCCACGCGCAAGTCGGAGACCTTCTCCACGGCGGCGGACGGCCAGACGCAGGTGGAGATCCACGTGCTGCAGGGTGAGCGCGAGATGGCGGGCGACAACCGCAGCCTCGGCCGCTTCCACCTGACGGGCATGCCCCCGGCGCCGCGCGGCGTGCCGCAGATCGAGGTGACGTTCGACATCGACGCGAACGGCATCCTCAACGTCAGCGCGAAGGACAAGGCGACGGGCAAGGAGCAGAAGGTCACCATCAGCCACTCGTCCGGTCTGTCGAAGGACGAAGTGACCAAGATGGTCGACGATGCGCGCAGCAACGAGTCCGCGGACAAGGCGCGCCGCGAGCTGGTCGAGGTGAAGAACCAGGCGGAGAGCCAGGCCTACGCCGCGGAGAAGATGGTCAAGGAGAACAAGGACAAGCTCACCCCCGACGTGGCGAAGGCCATCGAGGACGGTGTCGCGGAGCTCAACAAGGTCCGCGAGGGGCAGGACAAGGACGCCATCAAGGCGGCCCTCGAGAAGCTCCAGCAGGCCAGCTACAAGGCGGCGGAGGAGATGTACCGCGCCACCGGCGGCGCGCCGGGCGCCACGCCTCCTCCGGGCGCCGAGCCCTCCGCGGCTCCGGGCTCCAGCGCCCAGCCGTCCGCGAAGGACGACGTGGTGGACGCCGAGTTCCGCCAGTCGTAAGGCCGTGAGCCGCCCGCCACCTGGCGGGGGCTGAAGTCCGAGGGCCGGTGCTCCGATGAGGGGCGCCGGCCTTCGTCTTTTCGGACGGGTGTGCCGGACGCGGGATGAGGGCCGGGAGCAACCCCGCGATTTCACGCGGTCGCCGGTGGCGAGGGCACTGCAAGGGACGGGCGGGTTCCTCGCTGTCCTCCTCGAAGGTGTCCGCCCCATGTCCCGCATCGACTCGCTGCTGTCCGCCGTCCTCCCGGACGTCGCCGCCCCCGAAGTCACGTCTCTTCCCCCGGCCCCGCGCCAGGAGGCACCTTCACGGACGACGGCCGCTCCGGCCAACTCCGTGGAGGTGTTTCGGGGCGCCGGTTCGCCGGCCTCGAGTCCCGCGAGGGCAGCGCAGGTGGCGCCCCGGACGCGGGAGGGCAACGGCTTCGACTTCGGCGTGGGGGGCGCGTTCCCGCCGAAGCCCACGGGCTCCCTGCAGGAGCAGGTGAAGCAGGGGGCGCGGCTTTTGGAGCAGACCCAGGCCGCGGCCTTCAGCGTGGCGCTGGACAAGGGCCCCGCGATGGATGCCTACGCGCGCACGCAGCTGGGGCACCTGGACCCGAGCCCGCCCATCGCGGGCGCGCCCACGGCGCTCACGGACTACACGAGCACCATCCCCGGCGTGTCCGCGAAGGACGCCTTCGAGGCCTTCGTCAGCAACCCGGAGCTGCTCTTCGGCGCGGCGGGCATCTCGCTGCGGCCGGCGGCGAGCGCGCTGACGGATGGTGCCCGGCTGTTCCTGGAGGAGCAGGGGCCGCCGCCGGTGTGGGCGCCCATCACGGTGAAGCTCAACGAGACGGAGCGCGTCGTCCACATCACCACCCTGGACGGACACCCGCTGCGGGGCACCAACCAGTTCGTCTTCGACGACGACGGCGGCGGAGGCACGCGCATCCGACAGTACTCTGCCTTCCAGGGCAGCTCCCCGGCGACGTCGGTGGGCATGGCGCTGATGGATCCTATTGAACGGCAGCATGACATCTGGCGCAGCGTGCACGGACAACTGCATGAGATGCTCAAGCCGCGTTGACATACTGGGCCCACGGGGGAGGTGACGCATGACGACGCTCCAGACGACACCGCCGGGACATGACGTGGTCCTCTACGACAGCCACTGCCGCGTGTGCAGCGGCGCCGCGCGGGAGATGCGCAAGCTGGTGGGCGGGCAGGGCACGAAGCTGCTCTCGTTCCGCGACGAGGGCGTCCTGGACGCCTTCCCGGGGGTGAGCTTCGAGCGCTGCGAGAAGGCCATGCAGCTCATCCAGGCGGATGGCCGGGTCCTGGAGGGCGCGGAGGCCATCGTCCGCGCGCTGGGCCGGCGGCCGTTGGGGCGGCTGCTCTACGTGTACTACGTCCCGGGCTTAAGGCAGCTGGCGGACGCGGTGTATGGCGTGGTGGCCCGCTACCGCTTCCGCATCGCGGGTCGCGACTGCCCCGACGGCGCCTGCGCGGTGCACTTCAAATAGGGGGAGGGGCGCGGGTAGCATGCGTCCTTCCCCGCATCCTCCTGGCCCTCCGTGACTTCGCCTCCTCCCAACCTGCAGGCCGCCCAGTCCTTTCGCCGCTTCTTCGGGGAGCTGCGGGAGACGTACCTGGAGCGCGAAACGCTGTTCACGCAGATTGAATTGGCGC
This genomic window from Corallococcus caeni contains:
- the dnaK gene encoding molecular chaperone DnaK, yielding MGKIIGIDLGTTNSVVAIMEGREPKVIVNEEGAPTTPSVVAFTKDGERLVGQVAKRQAITNPEQTVYSVKRFMGRRFEETTEEAKLVPYKVARGPNGDARVEIAGKQYSAPEISAQVLLKLKRAAENYLGEKVTEAVITVPAYFNDAQRQATKDAGEIAGLTVRRIVNEPTAAALAYGMDKKKDEKIAVYDFGGGTFDVSILEVGESVVDVLATNGDTHLGGDNIDLEIMNWLISEFKKDTGLDVSKDKMVIQRLKEAAEKAKIELSSAMQTDINLPFLTADASGPKHLNVKLTRAKFEQMIGPLVERSLEPCRKCLKDAGLEPKDLNEVVLVGGTTRIPMVQEAVKRLFGKEPNRTVNPDEVVAVGAAVQAGVLSGEVKDILLLDVTPLSLGVETLGGVMTKLIERNTTIPTRKSETFSTAADGQTQVEIHVLQGEREMAGDNRSLGRFHLTGMPPAPRGVPQIEVTFDIDANGILNVSAKDKATGKEQKVTISHSSGLSKDEVTKMVDDARSNESADKARRELVEVKNQAESQAYAAEKMVKENKDKLTPDVAKAIEDGVAELNKVREGQDKDAIKAALEKLQQASYKAAEEMYRATGGAPGATPPPGAEPSAAPGSSAQPSAKDDVVDAEFRQS
- a CDS encoding thiol-disulfide oxidoreductase DCC family protein, yielding MTTLQTTPPGHDVVLYDSHCRVCSGAAREMRKLVGGQGTKLLSFRDEGVLDAFPGVSFERCEKAMQLIQADGRVLEGAEAIVRALGRRPLGRLLYVYYVPGLRQLADAVYGVVARYRFRIAGRDCPDGACAVHFK